Proteins encoded within one genomic window of Amycolatopsis nigrescens CSC17Ta-90:
- the narH gene encoding nitrate reductase subunit beta codes for MRVLAQLAMVMNLDKCIGCHTCSVTCKQAWTNRAGTEYAWFNNVETRPGQGYPRRYEDQDRWKGGWERTRGGRLRLRAGGRLKRLASIFANPDLPEIGDYYEPWTYDYATLIEAPLGDDVPTAAPRSAITGKPTQPEWGPNWDDDLGGSPEHGASDPLVERLRDQHGVRIKFEFEQSFMFYLPRICEHCLNPSCVASCPSGAMYKREEDGIVLVDQDQCRGWRMCVTGCPYKKVYFNHKTGKAEKCTFCYPRVEAGQPTVCSETCVGRLRYIGVVLYDADRVTAAASVAKEHDLYPAQLDIMLDPHDPAVVKAAERAGIPHDWITAAQRSPVYALIHDYRLALPLHPEYRTMPMVWYIPPLSPVVDAVSGSGYDGEDSHNLFGAIDSLRIPIEYLAELFTAGDTGPVRTSLRRLAAMRSYMRSVNLGQEPSARTARSVGLTGEEIFGMYRLLALAKYEERYVIPTAGIGQAHDLEGIATQCSLDVDGGPGMGAPAPANGQVDLFSWTAETRPDALFPTLGKGEGR; via the coding sequence ATGCGGGTCTTGGCGCAGCTGGCCATGGTGATGAACCTGGACAAGTGCATCGGCTGCCACACCTGTTCGGTGACCTGCAAACAGGCCTGGACCAACCGCGCTGGCACCGAGTACGCCTGGTTCAACAACGTGGAGACCAGGCCGGGCCAGGGCTACCCTCGCCGGTACGAGGACCAGGACCGGTGGAAGGGCGGCTGGGAGCGCACCAGGGGCGGCCGGCTGCGGCTGCGCGCGGGCGGGCGGCTGAAGCGGCTGGCGTCGATCTTCGCCAACCCCGATCTGCCCGAAATCGGCGACTACTACGAGCCGTGGACCTACGACTACGCCACCCTGATCGAGGCCCCGCTCGGGGACGACGTGCCCACCGCGGCACCGCGCTCGGCGATCACCGGCAAGCCGACGCAGCCGGAGTGGGGGCCGAACTGGGACGACGACCTCGGCGGCTCCCCCGAGCACGGCGCCAGCGACCCGCTCGTCGAACGCCTCCGCGACCAGCACGGCGTCAGGATCAAGTTCGAGTTCGAGCAGAGCTTCATGTTCTACCTGCCGCGGATCTGCGAGCACTGCCTCAATCCCTCGTGCGTGGCCAGTTGTCCTTCCGGTGCGATGTACAAGCGCGAGGAGGACGGGATCGTGCTGGTCGACCAGGACCAGTGCCGCGGCTGGCGGATGTGCGTCACCGGCTGTCCGTACAAGAAGGTCTACTTCAACCACAAGACCGGCAAGGCCGAGAAGTGCACGTTCTGCTACCCGCGGGTGGAAGCCGGGCAGCCGACCGTCTGCTCGGAGACCTGCGTCGGGCGGCTGCGCTACATCGGCGTGGTGCTCTACGACGCCGACCGGGTCACCGCGGCAGCGTCGGTCGCCAAGGAGCACGACCTCTACCCCGCCCAGCTCGACATCATGCTGGACCCGCACGACCCCGCCGTGGTCAAGGCCGCCGAACGGGCCGGTATCCCGCACGATTGGATCACCGCGGCGCAGCGTTCCCCGGTCTACGCGCTCATCCACGACTACCGGCTCGCGCTGCCGCTGCATCCGGAATACCGCACCATGCCGATGGTCTGGTACATCCCGCCGTTGTCCCCCGTGGTCGACGCGGTCAGCGGCAGCGGCTACGACGGCGAAGACAGCCACAACCTGTTCGGCGCGATCGACTCGCTGCGCATTCCCATCGAGTACCTCGCCGAGCTGTTCACCGCCGGGGACACCGGGCCGGTCCGCACCTCGCTGCGCCGGCTCGCCGCCATGCGCTCCTACATGCGCTCGGTCAACCTCGGCCAGGAACCGAGCGCCCGCACGGCGCGCTCGGTCGGCCTCACCGGTGAAGAGATCTTCGGCATGTACCGGCTGCTCGCACTGGCCAAGTACGAGGAGCGCTACGTCATCCCGACCGCCGGCATCGGGCAGGCGCACGACCTCGAGGGCATCGCCACCCAGTGCAGCCTCGACGTGGACGGCGGACCGGGCATGGGCGCGCCCGCACCGGCGAACGGCCAGGTGGACCTGTTCAGCTGGACCGCCGAGACCCGCCCGGACGCGTTGTTCCCGACGCTCGGCAAGGGAGAGGGCCGATGA
- the narJ gene encoding nitrate reductase molybdenum cofactor assembly chaperone, whose translation MTPSLAKAGTDTRTRAVLRQIAGWCLQYPDHSVLAKLGLLQAALHELGPAAPGHAELTRTLRYLRDGEPGPLAERYVEVFDRRPRRTLHLSWFLDGDTRRRGGSLAGLRSFYREHGFAPAENELPDYLPVVLEFAAAAGPAAADAVLVRFQAGLDLLHRNLDGTPYQDAVAAVLATMPPSTPDTERLAAAILGNGPPTELVGLDPFPTGAGGRP comes from the coding sequence ATGACACCGAGCCTCGCCAAGGCGGGTACCGACACGCGGACCAGGGCGGTGCTGCGCCAGATCGCCGGCTGGTGCCTGCAGTACCCGGACCACTCGGTACTGGCCAAACTCGGTCTGCTGCAAGCGGCTTTGCACGAACTCGGCCCCGCCGCGCCAGGTCACGCCGAGCTGACCCGCACCCTGCGCTACCTCCGCGACGGCGAACCCGGTCCGCTGGCCGAGCGGTACGTCGAGGTGTTCGACCGCCGACCACGCCGCACCCTGCACCTGAGCTGGTTCCTCGACGGGGACACCCGGCGCCGCGGCGGTTCGCTGGCCGGGCTGCGGTCCTTCTACCGCGAGCACGGGTTCGCGCCGGCGGAGAACGAGCTGCCCGACTACCTGCCGGTGGTACTCGAGTTCGCGGCCGCCGCCGGCCCGGCCGCCGCCGACGCGGTGCTGGTGCGCTTCCAGGCCGGGCTGGACCTGTTGCACCGCAACCTCGACGGCACCCCGTACCAGGACGCCGTCGCGGCCGTGCTCGCCACCATGCCACCGTCCACACCGGACACCGAGCGGCTCGCCGCGGCCATCCTGGGCAACGGCCCGCCCACCGAACTCGTCGGACTCGACCCGTTCCCTACCGGCGCCGGAGGCAGGCCATGA
- the narI gene encoding respiratory nitrate reductase subunit gamma — MSTGITLLLWGAAPYASLALLVFGTIWRYRYDKFGWTSRSSQLHESKLLKVASPVFHIGLFMVLGGHVLGLVIPKNLTELVGIDEHAYHLISLTAGSIAGLVAVGGLALLLVRRLRTPAVRASSTYSDKYMYLVLGIGMLAGLATTLLDNGVRGGYDYRETVGPWFRGIFLLDPHPELMAAAPLDYQLHTALGMLLFALWPFSRLVHAFSAPVHYLLRPYIVYRRRAPGQVGNRTPRRGWE; from the coding sequence ATGAGCACCGGTATCACCTTGCTGTTGTGGGGCGCGGCCCCTTACGCGTCGCTGGCACTGCTCGTCTTCGGCACGATCTGGCGCTACCGCTACGACAAGTTCGGTTGGACCAGTCGTTCCTCGCAGCTGCACGAGTCGAAACTGCTCAAGGTGGCCAGCCCGGTGTTCCACATCGGACTGTTCATGGTGCTCGGCGGGCACGTGCTCGGGCTGGTGATCCCGAAGAACCTGACCGAGCTGGTCGGCATCGACGAGCACGCCTACCACCTGATCTCGCTGACGGCGGGCTCGATCGCCGGGCTGGTCGCGGTGGGCGGGCTCGCGCTGTTGCTGGTGCGGCGGCTGCGTACTCCCGCGGTCCGCGCGTCGAGCACGTACAGCGACAAGTACATGTACCTGGTGCTCGGCATCGGCATGCTGGCCGGCCTGGCCACCACCCTGCTCGACAACGGGGTGCGCGGCGGGTACGACTACCGGGAGACCGTCGGGCCGTGGTTCCGCGGGATCTTCCTGCTCGACCCGCATCCCGAGCTGATGGCGGCTGCCCCGCTGGACTACCAGCTGCACACCGCGCTCGGCATGCTGCTGTTCGCGCTCTGGCCGTTCTCCCGGCTGGTGCACGCTTTCAGCGCACCCGTGCACTATCTGCTGCGGCCCTACATCGTCTACCGCCGCCGCGCCCCCGGCCAGGTCGGCAACCGGACACCCCGGCGCGGCTGGGAATGA
- a CDS encoding HPP family protein, protein MIVQRRRAERRARSRTAAALYPSACAFAAMVLIAVVAMATGEPFLFPSLGPTAFLLFATPLQPTACPRNTLLGHLIGVVAGAIGLAAFGLLDTGPDLTHIGWQRAGATAVALALTCGGMTLLAVPHPPAGATTLIVALGLLHTPAQLLTVLAGVLMLTVLGATINRLAGIRYPLWRPAAA, encoded by the coding sequence GTGATCGTGCAGCGGCGCCGTGCCGAACGGCGAGCGCGGAGCCGCACGGCGGCGGCCCTCTATCCTTCGGCCTGCGCCTTCGCCGCGATGGTCCTGATCGCGGTGGTGGCCATGGCCACCGGCGAGCCGTTCCTGTTCCCCTCCCTCGGCCCGACCGCGTTCCTGCTGTTCGCCACCCCGCTGCAGCCGACCGCGTGCCCGCGCAACACCCTGCTCGGCCACCTCATCGGGGTAGTGGCCGGAGCCATCGGCCTTGCCGCCTTCGGGTTGCTCGACACCGGACCCGACCTCACGCACATCGGCTGGCAGCGGGCCGGAGCCACCGCCGTCGCCCTCGCGCTGACCTGCGGCGGCATGACCCTGCTCGCGGTGCCGCACCCGCCGGCCGGGGCCACCACCCTGATCGTCGCGCTCGGCCTCCTGCACACCCCCGCCCAGCTGCTCACCGTGCTCGCCGGGGTCCTCATGCTCACCGTCCTCGGCGCCACCATCAACCGCCTTGCCGGTATCCGCTACCCGCTCTGGCGACCGGCCGCGGCATAG
- a CDS encoding tetratricopeptide repeat protein, which translates to MLPAFPEVAGRVGAGDVARIEAVTAALRMVDYRYGGGRCRDTVLGYLPRARALLGSPVTDRVAALLATAVADLHNLAGWACFDTGLVPAARRHFRRALSLAGDARRDDLVANIHYRIGRVHLHHHLPGAAATSFHLGRVAARASGSHHPIALLSANQAWAQAKLGHADRAAALLGQAAEEFTAARPEQLGPWAVFFGETDLSAMTGSVYADLGQTVHPRHARTAIPALSAAVAGYREEMTRSQAFTLTALATCHLLDGDLDEGARIGHRAAMLCAGLESVRVTDRLQPLRQAAAAHRTHSGVSGLYQRFVAENRRPHDYAAAGRQSG; encoded by the coding sequence GTGCTTCCTGCCTTTCCGGAGGTCGCCGGGCGGGTGGGGGCGGGCGATGTCGCGCGGATCGAAGCCGTGACCGCCGCCTTGCGGATGGTGGATTACCGGTACGGCGGTGGCCGTTGCCGGGATACCGTGCTCGGCTATCTGCCACGGGCCCGCGCCCTGCTCGGGTCGCCGGTCACCGACCGGGTCGCCGCGCTGCTGGCGACGGCGGTGGCGGATCTGCACAATCTGGCCGGGTGGGCCTGTTTCGACACCGGCCTCGTCCCGGCGGCACGCCGCCATTTCCGCCGCGCACTGAGTTTGGCCGGTGACGCCAGGCGCGACGATCTGGTGGCCAACATCCACTACCGGATCGGCCGCGTTCACCTGCACCACCATTTGCCTGGCGCCGCCGCGACGAGTTTCCACCTCGGCCGGGTCGCCGCCCGCGCGAGCGGTTCGCACCACCCGATCGCCCTGCTCAGCGCGAACCAGGCATGGGCACAGGCCAAGCTGGGCCACGCCGACCGGGCCGCGGCGCTGCTGGGCCAGGCGGCCGAGGAGTTCACCGCCGCGCGTCCCGAGCAGCTCGGCCCCTGGGCGGTGTTCTTCGGCGAGACCGACCTGTCGGCCATGACCGGCAGTGTGTATGCCGACCTCGGTCAGACCGTGCACCCTCGCCACGCCCGCACCGCGATCCCCGCGCTGAGTGCCGCCGTGGCGGGTTACCGCGAGGAGATGACCCGAAGCCAGGCGTTCACCCTGACCGCGCTGGCCACCTGCCATCTCCTCGACGGCGACCTCGACGAAGGGGCCCGGATCGGCCACCGGGCCGCGATGCTGTGCGCCGGGCTCGAGTCCGTCCGCGTCACCGACCGGCTGCAACCACTACGGCAAGCGGCCGCCGCGCACCGCACCCATTCCGGCGTCAGCGGCCTGTATCAGCGTTTCGTCGCCGAAAACCGACGGCCCCACGACTATGCCGCGGCCGGTCGCCAGAGCGGGTAG
- a CDS encoding GlxA family transcriptional regulator produces MHLVAVLALEGVVGFDLTIPCQVFASVRRPDGTPAYEIRVCAERTVTATACEQESFRIQSHYGLEDAREADTVIVPGVSPEQPPRPRALRLIRDLAAGGARVASICTGAFVLAAAGLLDGRRATTHWQVAALLAETFPDVDVDPSVLFVDDGQILTSAGIAAGLDLCLHMVRHDHGAAVAADTARAIVMAPQRTGGQAQFIEHRDPVGDTDDLGPVLGWMQDNLGAPLAIADIAAMAAMSPRSLSRRFRAQIGTTPLRWLLDRRLQRARELLETTELSVDRIAGATGFGSVETLRHHFAKHVGTTPRAYRTAFHG; encoded by the coding sequence ATGCACCTAGTCGCTGTTCTCGCCCTCGAAGGCGTGGTGGGCTTCGACCTGACCATTCCGTGCCAGGTGTTCGCCTCGGTGCGGCGTCCGGACGGGACGCCCGCCTACGAGATCCGGGTGTGCGCCGAGCGGACGGTTACCGCGACCGCCTGCGAACAGGAGTCCTTTCGGATCCAGTCGCACTACGGCCTGGAAGACGCCCGCGAAGCCGACACGGTGATCGTGCCCGGTGTCTCGCCGGAGCAGCCGCCGCGGCCGCGGGCACTGCGGCTGATCCGCGACCTGGCCGCCGGGGGCGCGCGTGTGGCGTCGATCTGCACCGGGGCGTTCGTGCTCGCCGCGGCCGGTCTGCTCGACGGCCGCCGGGCGACCACCCACTGGCAGGTCGCCGCCCTGCTGGCCGAAACCTTTCCGGACGTCGACGTGGACCCTTCGGTGCTCTTCGTCGACGACGGGCAGATCCTGACCTCCGCCGGTATCGCCGCGGGACTCGACCTTTGCCTGCACATGGTCCGGCACGATCACGGCGCGGCCGTCGCGGCGGACACCGCGCGGGCGATCGTGATGGCGCCGCAGCGCACCGGCGGTCAGGCCCAGTTCATCGAGCACCGCGACCCGGTCGGCGACACCGACGACCTCGGTCCGGTCCTGGGGTGGATGCAGGACAACCTCGGTGCCCCGCTGGCCATCGCCGATATCGCGGCCATGGCGGCGATGAGCCCCCGCAGCCTGTCCCGGCGGTTCCGCGCGCAGATCGGCACCACACCGCTGCGCTGGCTGCTCGACCGGCGCCTGCAACGGGCCAGGGAATTGCTCGAGACGACCGAGCTGTCGGTGGACCGGATCGCCGGCGCCACGGGTTTCGGGTCGGTCGAGACCCTCCGGCACCACTTCGCGAAGCACGTCGGCACCACCCCGAGGGCTTATCGCACCGCCTTCCACGGCTGA
- a CDS encoding DJ-1/PfpI family protein has translation MRRRDLLRSGAVATAGLGLGLIATGPASAATPRRHPLRVHTVLFDEVEEQDFAGPVEVFGIIGAEQSFVTADGPRTVTTASGIELVVRTPWSPRSADIIVVPGAGYGPGSGIDEQIRRGVLPKALAAARRPGLVLSSVCTGTMLLSAAGLTAGRPCTTHHVAKEDLRAQGGKVVSGRVVDDGDLVTSGGVTSGIDLGVWLVERFHGAEAALSVETVLEYERRGTVWRSS, from the coding sequence GTGCGCAGACGAGACCTTCTCCGCTCCGGAGCAGTCGCCACCGCCGGCCTCGGCCTCGGCCTGATCGCCACCGGGCCGGCATCGGCCGCCACCCCGCGCCGCCACCCCCTTCGCGTGCACACCGTGCTCTTCGACGAGGTGGAGGAACAGGACTTCGCGGGCCCGGTCGAGGTTTTCGGCATCATCGGGGCCGAGCAGAGCTTCGTCACCGCCGACGGCCCGCGCACGGTGACCACCGCGTCCGGCATCGAGCTCGTGGTCCGCACGCCGTGGTCGCCGCGGTCCGCCGACATCATCGTGGTGCCCGGCGCCGGTTATGGGCCGGGCTCCGGGATCGACGAGCAGATCCGCCGCGGCGTGCTGCCCAAGGCGCTGGCCGCCGCGCGACGGCCGGGCCTGGTGCTGTCGTCGGTGTGCACCGGGACGATGCTGCTCTCCGCGGCCGGCCTCACCGCCGGACGGCCGTGCACGACACACCACGTCGCCAAGGAGGACCTGCGGGCGCAAGGCGGGAAGGTGGTCAGCGGCCGGGTGGTCGACGACGGCGACCTGGTCACCTCCGGCGGGGTCACCTCCGGTATCGACCTCGGCGTGTGGCTCGTCGAGCGCTTCCACGGCGCCGAAGCCGCCCTTTCCGTCGAAACGGTGCTCGAATACGAGCGACGTGGCACCGTCTGGCGGTCGTCCTGA
- a CDS encoding lipase family protein, producing the protein MYRKANRLLAAAVAGTLAFVAAPAAMATSAAPAEAATQAATDPFYAYDGSAPLSSFAPGDVLKTRTLPYHVIGIPTPLQAIQLLYRSTDAQGRPSANVTSVVRNLSGDGSKAISYQSFYDSLDPEHGPSRAIAGDVSLGGLIANAESFVLAPALALGYNVVIPDTEGQSANFAAGPEYGTNTLDSIRAVTRFSGTGLNSSTKFGMIGYSGGAIATNWAATLAPSYAPEVNRNLVGFAEGGVLVAPAHNLKYVDGSLVWAGIIPMALIGVARSYDIDLEPYANEYGLEVLEKLKHASIANVLAQYPGLTWQKMVKPEYANPNSVPEFVEAVNRVNLGQAATPTIPGLIGQGNGGVLEGTFNNPPGIGTGDGVMVAGDVRALARQYCATGNKSIQYTQYDALSHVGAALPWVPTAIAWLNDRFDGKAAPSNCGQIPEGNSLAPETPVTTP; encoded by the coding sequence ATGTACCGAAAAGCTAATCGCCTGCTGGCCGCCGCGGTGGCCGGCACGCTGGCCTTCGTCGCCGCCCCGGCGGCCATGGCCACCTCCGCCGCCCCCGCCGAAGCCGCCACCCAGGCGGCGACCGACCCGTTCTACGCCTACGACGGCAGTGCGCCGCTGTCCTCGTTCGCCCCTGGCGACGTGCTGAAAACCAGGACGCTGCCGTACCACGTGATCGGCATTCCGACGCCGCTGCAGGCGATCCAGTTGCTCTACCGCAGCACGGACGCGCAGGGCCGCCCGTCCGCCAACGTCACCTCGGTGGTGCGCAACCTCAGCGGCGACGGCAGCAAAGCCATTTCGTACCAGTCGTTCTACGACTCGCTCGACCCCGAGCACGGCCCGTCAAGGGCGATCGCCGGCGACGTCAGCCTCGGTGGCCTGATCGCGAACGCGGAGTCCTTCGTGCTGGCCCCCGCGCTGGCACTGGGCTACAACGTGGTCATCCCCGATACCGAAGGGCAGTCGGCGAACTTCGCGGCGGGACCGGAGTACGGCACCAACACCCTGGACTCGATCCGCGCGGTGACCCGGTTTTCGGGCACCGGCCTGAACTCCAGCACCAAGTTCGGCATGATCGGCTACTCGGGCGGCGCCATCGCCACCAACTGGGCGGCCACGCTGGCGCCGAGCTACGCGCCCGAGGTCAACCGGAACCTGGTCGGCTTCGCCGAGGGCGGGGTGCTGGTGGCCCCGGCGCACAACCTCAAGTACGTGGACGGCAGCCTGGTCTGGGCCGGCATCATCCCGATGGCGCTGATCGGGGTCGCCCGCTCCTACGACATCGACCTCGAACCTTATGCGAACGAGTACGGCCTGGAAGTGCTGGAGAAGTTGAAGCACGCGTCGATCGCCAACGTGCTCGCCCAATACCCGGGGCTGACCTGGCAGAAGATGGTCAAGCCGGAGTACGCGAACCCGAACTCGGTGCCGGAGTTCGTCGAAGCCGTGAACAGGGTCAACCTCGGCCAGGCGGCCACCCCGACGATTCCCGGGCTGATCGGCCAGGGCAACGGCGGCGTACTGGAGGGCACCTTCAACAACCCGCCCGGTATCGGCACCGGCGACGGCGTGATGGTCGCCGGCGATGTGCGGGCACTGGCCAGGCAGTATTGCGCCACCGGCAACAAGTCGATCCAGTACACCCAGTACGACGCGCTCAGCCACGTCGGCGCGGCGCTGCCGTGGGTGCCCACCGCGATCGCCTGGCTCAACGACCGGTTCGACGGGAAGGCGGCGCCGTCGAACTGCGGCCAGATCCCGGAAGGCAACTCCCTCGCCCCGGAAACCCCGGTCACCACCCCGTAA
- a CDS encoding serine hydrolase domain-containing protein has product MAADNPPLTQWSRRATLGLLAAGGVLAASGTAEASSLDRVPRDLLPGGEFDRFLARLAAEDAFSGTVLLAHRGRPVLLRSHGMADKSAGRPNRHDTIFNLASVSKCFAGVAVAQLAEQGAVSFADPIGRYLDGFPAEIANTVTVHQLLTHTSGMGDYSQSPDFTEGLRTWGSAAEVWDGIMAIIRKSPLRFTPGTRNGYSNSGFFLLGAIVAGVSKQSYADYLRRRVFGPAGMAGSDFRTRPQVLADGRIAHPYWTLPSGERADFTTSEYFGFCGGPADGVYSTAADLLRFAGALRDGRLLSRPFVELATSGKVALSSSDSPADPSPNRFYGYGHRVVITGGQHVFGHSGRGAGVATNIDSFPDLDWDAVLLANYDCDLKPLVDLERRLITGK; this is encoded by the coding sequence ATGGCCGCGGACAACCCGCCCCTGACGCAGTGGTCCCGGCGCGCCACTCTCGGCCTGCTGGCCGCCGGTGGCGTGCTGGCGGCATCCGGGACGGCCGAGGCGTCCTCGCTCGACCGGGTGCCGAGGGATCTGTTGCCCGGTGGCGAGTTCGACCGGTTCCTGGCGCGGCTGGCCGCCGAGGACGCGTTCTCCGGGACCGTGCTGCTCGCCCACCGGGGACGGCCGGTGCTGCTCCGCTCGCACGGGATGGCCGACAAGTCGGCCGGGAGACCGAACCGGCACGACACCATCTTCAACCTCGCGTCGGTGTCCAAGTGCTTCGCCGGGGTGGCGGTCGCGCAGCTCGCCGAGCAGGGCGCGGTGTCCTTCGCCGATCCGATCGGGCGCTATCTCGACGGCTTCCCGGCCGAGATCGCGAACACGGTCACGGTGCACCAGCTGCTCACGCACACCTCCGGGATGGGCGACTACAGCCAGTCCCCGGACTTCACGGAAGGGTTGCGCACCTGGGGCAGTGCGGCCGAGGTGTGGGACGGCATCATGGCGATCATCCGGAAGTCGCCGCTGCGGTTCACCCCCGGCACCAGGAACGGCTACAGCAACTCGGGATTCTTCCTGCTCGGTGCGATCGTGGCGGGTGTCTCGAAGCAGTCCTATGCCGACTACCTCCGCCGGCGGGTGTTCGGCCCGGCGGGCATGGCCGGTTCGGACTTCCGCACCAGGCCGCAGGTGCTCGCCGACGGCCGCATCGCCCACCCGTACTGGACGCTGCCGTCGGGGGAGCGCGCCGACTTCACCACGAGCGAGTACTTCGGGTTCTGCGGTGGTCCCGCGGACGGCGTGTACTCCACCGCGGCGGATCTGCTCCGGTTCGCCGGTGCACTGCGCGACGGCAGGCTGCTGTCCCGCCCGTTCGTCGAACTGGCGACCTCCGGCAAGGTCGCACTGTCCTCTTCGGACTCTCCGGCCGACCCGAGCCCGAACCGGTTCTACGGCTACGGGCACCGGGTGGTCATCACCGGGGGCCAGCACGTCTTCGGGCATTCCGGTCGCGGTGCCGGGGTGGCGACCAACATCGACAGCTTCCCCGACCTCGACTGGGACGCGGTCCTGCTCGCCAACTACGACTGCGATCTGAAACCCTTGGTAGACCTCGAAAGACGGCTCATCACGGGCAAATAG
- a CDS encoding GlxA family transcriptional regulator: MSALRIGVLAYPGCFASEVFGVPDLLTMATHVAGPDRAGYQVSVVSPRRRVVASGGVALTVSPLREVDVLVVPGFELAPGLDLDAKLAPLTGEVAAIRAHAAAGNVVVSICVGAFLLAKAGLLARRRATTAWLFADELARRCPEAEIRPEQLVITDSGVTTTAAFSAMYDFALDLIREHSGAAVARTTAQVALVDDARTSQTPYVDARLLPQPGDEFSRRVMRRLDQNLADRYDLAALAGTFKVSTRTLLRRFAAETGQSPLDYLQSSRVRRARHLLETTDRTVAGIAAAVGYRDPGTFAALFAKHMGRRPRDYRAVFRRAADLRRG, encoded by the coding sequence GTGAGCGCGCTGCGGATCGGTGTCCTGGCCTATCCGGGCTGCTTCGCGTCCGAGGTGTTCGGCGTGCCCGATCTCTTGACGATGGCCACGCACGTCGCCGGGCCCGATCGCGCCGGCTACCAGGTGTCGGTCGTTTCGCCTCGCCGTCGGGTCGTCGCATCGGGTGGGGTGGCCTTGACCGTCTCTCCGCTGCGCGAGGTCGATGTCCTTGTCGTGCCGGGGTTCGAGCTCGCGCCGGGCCTCGACCTGGACGCGAAGCTGGCGCCACTCACCGGTGAAGTCGCGGCGATTCGTGCACACGCCGCGGCCGGCAACGTCGTCGTCTCGATCTGCGTCGGCGCGTTCCTGCTCGCCAAGGCGGGGCTGCTGGCCCGGCGCCGGGCCACCACGGCGTGGCTCTTCGCGGACGAGCTGGCCCGCCGTTGCCCCGAAGCCGAGATCCGGCCCGAGCAGCTCGTGATCACCGATTCGGGGGTCACGACGACAGCGGCTTTCAGCGCCATGTACGACTTCGCGCTGGACCTGATCCGCGAGCACAGCGGTGCCGCCGTGGCACGGACGACCGCGCAGGTGGCGCTCGTGGACGATGCTCGTACGTCGCAGACGCCGTACGTCGACGCGCGACTTCTTCCGCAGCCAGGGGACGAGTTCTCCCGCCGGGTCATGCGGCGGCTCGACCAGAACCTCGCCGACCGCTACGACCTCGCCGCGCTGGCCGGCACGTTCAAGGTCAGCACCCGGACCTTGCTGCGGCGCTTCGCCGCCGAGACCGGCCAGAGCCCGCTCGACTACCTGCAGTCGTCGCGCGTGCGTCGCGCCCGCCATCTCTTGGAGACCACGGACCGGACGGTCGCCGGCATCGCCGCCGCGGTCGGCTACCGGGACCCCGGCACCTTCGCTGCGCTCTTCGCCAAGCACATGGGACGACGGCCGAGGGATTACCGCGCGGTCTTCCGGCGCGCCGCGGACCTGCGGCGCGGGTAG
- a CDS encoding dienelactone hydrolase family protein — protein MSDADDAITDFSRRRLGVDGVTKTVYVAGSGPAVVLMPEMPGISPDVLRLARWVRDAGFTVYLPSLFGVDGAYPTASGGAEVARRACVSAEFRAFAGGGTSPVTAWLRGLARLAHTECGGPGVGAIGLCFTGNFALTMALEPAVIAPVVNHPSLPLDDPAGLELSDEDGRAVRDRLKRDGLKVLAYRFDDDRWCTGQRFAAYRALLGDAFDGRVLPGSAANTSPPPFFREVVGTPHSVVTAHLVDQDGHPTLKARDEILAFLTDRLLGK, from the coding sequence ATGAGCGACGCCGACGACGCGATCACCGACTTCTCCCGCCGCCGCCTGGGGGTGGACGGCGTGACGAAGACGGTGTACGTCGCGGGTTCCGGACCGGCCGTGGTGCTGATGCCGGAGATGCCCGGGATCAGCCCCGACGTCCTCCGCCTGGCGCGGTGGGTGCGGGATGCGGGCTTCACCGTTTATCTTCCCTCGCTTTTCGGGGTCGACGGCGCCTATCCCACGGCCTCCGGTGGCGCGGAGGTGGCCCGTCGCGCCTGCGTCAGTGCCGAGTTCCGCGCGTTCGCCGGAGGTGGCACCAGCCCCGTCACGGCGTGGCTGCGCGGGCTCGCACGGCTGGCCCACACCGAATGCGGCGGTCCCGGCGTCGGCGCGATCGGGCTGTGCTTCACCGGCAACTTCGCCCTCACCATGGCGCTCGAGCCCGCCGTCATCGCGCCGGTGGTCAACCATCCGTCGCTGCCGCTGGACGATCCCGCCGGACTGGAGCTCAGCGACGAGGACGGGCGCGCGGTCCGGGACCGGCTCAAGCGCGATGGGCTGAAGGTGCTCGCCTACCGGTTCGACGACGACCGCTGGTGCACCGGCCAGCGCTTCGCCGCCTACCGGGCACTCCTCGGCGACGCCTTCGACGGCCGCGTCCTCCCCGGCAGTGCCGCGAACACCAGCCCGCCCCCGTTCTTCCGCGAAGTCGTCGGGACTCCGCACAGCGTGGTCACCGCTCACCTGGTCGACCAGGACGGCCATCCCACCCTGAAGGCCCGAGACGAGATCCTCGCCTTCCTCACCGACCGCCTCCTCGGCAAATAG